A segment of the Capra hircus breed San Clemente chromosome 24, ASM170441v1, whole genome shotgun sequence genome:
GCTCCTGCCCACCCCTACCCCGGGGCCCGTGCGCGGCTCCCCTGCCCGGTCCCCCTCCCCCCGGCACATACGCTGACACGCGCGCgcgaacacacacactcacacacacactgacacgcCAGCGAGCTGCTGGCCGCTCAATGGACCGATTTCCCCGCTTTTCCTGATCCCAAGCCGGCCCGGGATGAGAAATTGCAAAATGGCCCGGGTCGCCAGTGTGCTGGGGCTGGTCATGCTCAGCGTCGCCCTGCTGATTTTATCGCTCATCAGCTACGTGTCCCTGAAAAAGGAGAGCATCTTCACCACTCCCAAGTACGCCAACCCGGGGGCGCCCCGAATGTACATGCTCCACGCGGGATTCCGGTGAGTGTGGGGCCTCTGGGCGCCCGCGGATTATCTGGTTTATGGGGGCGGgaggtcggggggtggggggagggagggtgttTTGCCTTCTCCGAGACACTTTGGGCAAGATAACTGCGTGGTCCTTCCATGCCTCTCTCTGATTCTTAACACCACCGCCACCCacctcctgcattttttaaaaaaatatccagaCGTCGTCCTCATCAAAGTGATTGCATTCTCATATTCTTCTTTGGCATCCCTTTCCCCATTTCAAaaatgggggggggtggggaaggtggtTTAAGGAGAATGATGGTGGATGGAGAGGCCTTGTGTGTATCTGGGAGTGGGCATGCAGAGATGGACATGCGTGGCGGTGAGCACCTACCCCGCGCACGGACCGGGGCGAGTTAATGGCGCAGGCGCCGGACTCCTCTGGCGCGCTTTCTGCTTTCCTCCCCCACCCATGAGCCATCAAAAGAGGCTCGGGTCTGTTCTCTTGCAGCCCCTGGGGTCCTCGACCTCGATCCTTACCCGCCGCCCCGCCATCGcccaccgccccccccctccccctcaaCTCTTTCCGGGATTTCCGCAATCCCCCCCGCCCTCTGCGGGAAGCGAGCAGCTTAAGGGCCGCCTCCCCTCGCCCCGGGTCCAAGTCACCGCCGGGCGCGAGGCTGGACCGAGAAGGCAGGCGCCGGGCGGAGCTCGTGGAGACCTTCTGCCCCAACTGTgaccgcacccccacccccaacaagaGCTCTGCCAACAGAGCCTCCAAGAGGGGCTGGTGGCGAATACGAACTGCACCCTGTGGTCTCAGCCAGACCCGAGGTGCGAAACCCAGGGAAGGAGTGGAGCGGGCGTCCGGAGGACCCCCGGTCAAGGGGAAATCAGACAGAGGCTCGGGAAGGAAGAGGTTAAGGAAGGAGCCATCCCCCAACCCACCCCCCACCAAGCCTTCCCCAGGGTCTTGGGTTCATCTGCCCTTTTCTCCAAAAATCAATCGGGCCGCGGCGCGGGGGCGGCACGGGCCCGGCCCGCCTGGGCGCGGCCGCTGTCCGCGGTGCTGACTCCCCGGCCCTCCCGCCCGGGCGCGGCCGCTGTCCGCGGTGCTGACTCTTCGGTCCCCCTGGCGCGGCCAGGCTCCCGGCCCTGCTCTCCGCGAGACGGCCATTTTATGGTCTCTCCCTCGCCCGGAGGGATGGACAATGGAGACGGGCTTCCCCAgtatcccctcttcctcctgagtGTGTGTGGGGAGCAGAAGGTGGCCCAGAGGAGCAGGGGGCTCTGGGGCGGGATGTCACCGAAGGCCTGCGCCAACTAGCCTTCCGCACCACCACCGTCCCCGCCCCGCTGCCATCCGGCCGGACCTTAATGGCTGCCTTGGCTCCCCCGAGCGGAGCCCAGCGCGTTTGTCTGTGTACTCATGCCCCTCTCCAGGTCGCAATTTGCGCTGAAGCTTCTAGATTCGTCATTGGTGCCCTTTCCGCATTCTGTGACTCATGAACTCCAAGCCAGACCTAAGTGGACGTTTAATCGGACAGCGTTTTTACATCAAAGGTAGGATAGGAGATCCAGGAGGTGTTCTGAATTCTGGAgctcaaaaccaaaacaaaacgaAATAATAACAGAACAACAGAAATCCACTCTCCCCAACCCGAGGTGTATCTGCACTGCCTTCTTGGCCTGACTGCACAAAGGCTGATTAGCAACCCTTTTCTGTTTATGGAGTGCCCCCTCataaaaggaaaacaccaataagGCCAATTTGAAAAGATGGGGGAGGGATATTTCCTGTATTCTCCTTAACTTGAGCTTAATTGAGCACCATGGTTTATAGGTAACATGTATGGCTAATACTGCCAAagccatttattaaaaaaaagttgatgACAGAAAGACCACCCAATGCATTTTCATTGCCCTtcactgggaaaaagaaaaaaaaaagtaaaaaagtattGTCTCACTGAAATACAGAAGACACTATACTTCATCCCCAACAAATTACTAGTGAAAAATCTCAGCCCAAATATATGCAGATGTTTAAGtatggttttggttttttaacCTGATTGTTCGTATTAAACTTTTatagcttttaatatgttgtaaAAGCTACCAAAATTACTCTTAGTTGTCTTACAGCAGCTTCATTTATacatggagtgtgtgtgtgtgtgtgtgtgtgtgtgtgtgtgtgtttcctttcttttctgtttttcttttttgaggtaGGGGAAGAAGGATGAGATTTACGCGAATGTATGCATTCTCTTCAGTGATTTCTGGTCTAGTCTTAGCAATCCCAGATAAGTCATTACTTCTTCCTTCTTGGTGGGATAATTATGCTGCTAAATGGAATGTGAGCCATCTAGTGTATTCATTAGGGGTATGAATACTTATTTTACAAAAGTTTATTTTACCACTCTATTTAGGATGTTGTGTTTTGGTCATAGAATTTCTAGTTATCTCACTTTTAATCTAatgatagaattttttaaaattcagtagcTATCCATGGTACATGAAAATGTTTACTTGAAAAGCTGGCATAAAGTCATATGAttatgattaaaatttttaaaacactgtttaaTTAGCAATTAGTCCATGATAATAATTGATTAATTCTAAACctctgaaggtttttttttaacttttgtggtTTTAATCCAACTTAATTTTCTAAGCAGCCCAGAAAATTGtcaaatttattatatatttcccAAAACATATTTCTGTCTCAGTAAAAATGTTCTCCCCACACTAGGCCATGTGATCCAAATAACCAATTAGAACAATATTTCCTTCTCAAAACTTCCCTTCTTTCAATCCATTTATTAGGTAATCTTTAATTAACTTGCCCAGTGTCACTTTAAACTTTTACCTTTGTAACAGTTTGCAGTGAACACTTAGTAACTTTGGAAATTTGCTTTAAAGCCTTCAGTGTATGTCGCTCTGCATTTTGACAAattgaagtaattttttaaaaagtaagattcCAGGTAAAGAGATAGTATGCAAAGCATTTAGTTTCAttcctgctattttttttttttttttttttttaggcaaaaGACAGAGGAGTTCAATGTGATTTCTTAGAACTGGAGAACCTAGTAGCAGAGTAACACATGACCGAGCTctcctaagtattttaaataGCAGAGACTTTAAGAGGAGATAGTTAATTTTACTTAATGCTCAACATGAAAGCAACCAGGAATTGGTGCTAAGTATCACCCGTGCCTGTTTATCCTCTGAATTCTtagaatatacacatattttcagGATTTACAATAGCTTCTTTTTCTAAAGAATTAGGTTTCTCTAACTTAATTTGGTTTCTATATAATCAAGTAGAAAAAGATTCCTTTTTCATTATTCAAAGGACAATAAAGAGATTATCATCTCATTTCTATTAAATATTCAACTACTCCCGCTGCTATtaccattttcatattttaataatagaTAGTACCATACTGACTCATATCTGTTTGACTCCTATTTGGACACTAGTGATATTTTATATTCCTTGTACACTATAGCCCAATAGCAAACAAGTAGTCCCTAGCTGAAAACTGTAAGTCACCAATGTTTGTGCATTAATGTGAGCTCCTTGTGGTCTGTGTAAATTGTCTCCCTGTATCTTCTGACACAATTTGGCCCATGCCTCCCCATTGATCAAATACAGTTTTCGGGTAGAGCAGAACCCCAAAGAATCAGCTACTGAAAACCATAAATCACATTTACAAGCCTTAGGATTACACCCAGAATTTGAGAGACTAGAGCATGTCTGTAATCCTGAAGCAGTTCTCTCTTCAATTATTATGAATGTATAATCTTTCTTGGGTTCAGTGTGCCTACAGTTCTTGCCTGAATGAAACAGTGTAAGACCTAAGATGGAAAATCAATTCTTTTGAATGGGATACATTTAAtgaatctctttttattttaggCAAGAAATTCTTCAGCATGTCGATGTAATAAAAAACTTTTCTTTGACCAAGAATAGTGTTCGGATTGGACAACTGATGCACTATGATTATTCCAGCCATAAATATGTTTTCTCTATTAGCAATAACTTCCGATCACTGCTTCCAGATGTGTCTCCCATTGTGAACAAGCGTTATAACATTTGCGCTGTGGTTGGAAATAGCGGGATCCTGACAGGGAGCCGGTGTGGACCACAGATAGATAAGTCAGATTTTGTTTTCCGTTGCAATTTCGCCCCTACGGAGGCTTTCCAAAGAGATGTTGGAAGGAAAACCAACCTTACCACCTTCAACCCCAGCATCCTGGAAAAATATTACAACAACCTTTTGACCATTCAGGACCGTAACAACTTTTTTCTCAGTTTGAAAAAGCTTGACGGGGCCATTCTTTGGATCCCTGCCTTTTTCTTCCACACGTCGGCCACTGTTACCAGGACATTAGTTGACTTTTTTGTTGAACACAGAGGCCAGTTAAAGCTCCAGTTGGCTTGGCCTGGAAATATAATGCAGCATGTCAAcaggtgtgtgtgttttattgcCTTTAGCTCACACCCTACCAGATGGCAAATCAATGTCGTAATCTCTTGGGGGTGGGAGCTAGCTATCTGATTAGTTGTTGTGGTTAGCATGGTACCCTAGAACACACTCTGACATTTTGTAAGGAATGAACGGATGGTTCTAGGTAAGAAGTTCAATCTCCTACCCCAGCTGGTAACCAAGTGTCaaatggaaggactggtgttTCATCAGCTTTGCTTCTCCATCCCCCATCCCCTTCCGTGGTGGTAAGCCTAACAAGCAGTCATGGAAATCACCACAAATCAATAATTTTCTCTGAATGGACAGCTACGTCCCAATAATGCCAACAACTAAAGTAGACAAATCAAGTGGTTTTCTTAAAGATGCAATTGACTTTAaatgttcctttttctttgatgggtggttttgttttttttcagataGCCAAGATTAGAAAACCACCTAGACAAGTCAAAATTGTAAAATCGGCTTTTATCACTGGAGATTTGAGTGCCAAAACATGTGAAAAGTATTTTAGCAGCTCATTGTTATCCCCCTGTAATTTGAAAGACAGATTAACCAGGATGCAGTATTTTCATCTAGTCTGATGAGTCTTAACTCTGGCTATACCTCAGAATCACttggagagattttaaaaaatactcttgtCTGGGCTCTGCTTCAAGAGATCCTAGTGTGATTTGTCTGGTGGGGAAGGAGAGCGGCTCAGATACTTGGTATGTCTTCATAActccccagatgattctaatgagcagccagaAATGGGAGCAGGCatttaagggctttcctggtggctcagatggtaaagaatccgcctgcaatgcgggagacctggatttgatccctgggttgggaagatcccctggagaagggcctggcaacccactccaggattcttgcctggaaaattccatggacagaggagcctggtaatctgtggggtctcaaagagttggacatgactgagcgtgtgcacacacacacacacacacacacacacacacacatttataaaatgaagggaattttataaaacaaaattaattgcagaatttttttctgtgaataaTCTGAGAAAATCGCCTCACCTCTAATGTCCCCTATTCGAGCAGCCCCAATGCCCTCACATACTCTCTGGGTGTTACTGCAAGTTAGAGTGGGTTCTGGGAGGGCTGGTAGGAAAGGTTCTAAAACTCTCATCACATCGCAGATGGGTACATAGTAGACATCCTATAGTCCTCTAACAGCTTCCAGATTTAAGATCTTGTAGTTGACCTCTCATGTAAGGAGGAATGATCATGTAATCAGCTGGTATGTATCTAACAGGCAGGCTGATGCCAGCATTTATAGTCCATGCTGGGACTtcttcttggaaagaaaaaggGCAGTATTAAGAATTACGACAAAGATAACAGACAGAAACTGGGGCTATTTCAGTTTCCGAGGATGTATGGTTACCTTTTTAAGAGGTAATAAAACCCAGCTTCTAAGTTTAAAGACGTATCAACTGAGGTACAAAGAACGAGGTATTTACTGAACATCACTGCCCAAAATGGGCAGAACCAGAATTAGAAGCCAGGCTTCCTGCCAACCTGCCCTGTGGTCTTTCTGACTTCATCATTTTGCTCCCCTCTCGCTCCATTTAAGCACAGCTGTACCGAAAGAATCGTTAGAAGTCATTCTAACTCCTTAGGTaagaatatgaaaacaaagaCTGAACTTGTGAATTTCACCTGGAAGGGGAATGTCCATGTGAAGCCTTCAGGTAGTGAAGAAGGGTCTAACTGCATGTGATAGAACCTTCCGGAAGCAGCCTGTGTGGCCCTCCTGGCCCCCAGCCTATCAGGAGGCCCGTGGAGTAGCCAGAATGACCCACTCGGGCTTGGACCAAACACAGTGGTTCAACAAAACCTTGGAGGAAGTACAGTCTGTGGAAATCTGATTCATGAACAGTTTGAGTATGCTTGCACACCAGTCACAAGTGCAGAGGCACATGcctgcacatgtacacacaccttCACGCCACAGCAGTCTCAGATACTTGGCAGTTTAGGTAGCAAGGCTTCAAATTACTGTCTAAATACGGAAGGCACAACAACCATTGTATAGCATTTTTTACAAATTCAGGAAGTGTGTAAATACTTTTCTTAGGTTCTGGCACGTCAAAGAAGGACTTGGAAGCCCTCGGTTAAGACACTGGAACAGGAATTGTGGTTTTCACAAAAGGGTAGAAAAAAATAAGGCCCCACAATCTTTTCAAACCCACGAAGAAAGATTTAATGTCTGAGTTTGGATAAGGAAGTGACAGAGGAGGGCCCCTTAGATTAAATACCTGCTCCCTACTCCCAAGTGCCCTTTACACATGAGAGGCATGGCCGTTCCCATTGGTGGGCTTTTATGGCATTGCAGGGACTCAGAGACACCACTCTTTAGGACAACCCAGAGCAGGGCTGCTCCAgtacttcttgcctggaaaattccatggctccagaggagcctggcatgctacagttcatggggccacaaacagctggaacaactaagcgactaagcacacagggcAGGGACAGCTTCAAACGTGGGACTTCCATGGTAACAGAGGAGCCCGCGCTCAGAGGGCCGACACTTGGTTTAATCCTCTGCTTTGCCCTCTTGAATTTcttgagtattttttaaataagggcCCACATTTTCATTTGGCATTGGATCTCACAAAGTAGATGGCCCTGCCCTGAGGGGATTTTTGTGGTCTTCAAGATAGATTCAGAGCAGTACTGGTTAAGTTACTTGGATAAATTCACTCCCCGCCCTCAACTGGTCACAGTGACTCGTCTGACGGAAACCTTCAACACTGGCCTCTGAATCCACCTGTACTTATTATTCCACAGGTATTGGAAAAACAAACACTTGTCACCCAAACGGCTGAGCACAGGTATTCTCATGTACACCCTGGCGTCAGCAGTCTGTGAAGAGATCCACTTGTATGGATTCTGGCCTTTTGGATTTGACCCCAACACAAGGGAAGATCTTCCGTACCATTACTATGACAAAAAAGGAACCAAATTTACCACCAAGTGGCAGGAGTCCCACCAGCTGCCGGCTGAGTTCCAGCTGTTGTACCGAATGCATGGGGAAGGGCTCACCAAGCTGACCCTGTCACACTGTGCCTGAGAACCGAACGGGAAGTGCCAAACGGCCTGTTTAAAAGTGCCCCGACTCACGCCGAGTAGCCCGTCAGAACAGACCCCTAGAGAGTCTCTCGTAAGGACCGTCTGCCCCTTAAGAGCAAAGGAGTCTTTTCTTCCCTCTGCCCTGCTCTTTTAAGGGTCTTAGCAAGACAGAAGCTTTGAAGCATCGTGATCTAGACTTGATTGATAAAGGGACTGTTGCATTGAGAACTCTGCTGCTAACGAAATGGTTTGAAGTATTTTCAAgtttgtattttaataataaactgcctcttttttttttttttttctagtgaggATTAGAGCTGTAGTGTCTACAGCTTTGCTCAGATAGAGTCCTTGCAATCAGAGGCCTCTGGGCAGAGGTTTGGGCAGGATTTCAGTTTTGCCTGGGTGGGATTAGACtcttcaaaatgaaaacagaaaaaaatggtttGCGAATAtcgtctctctcttcctctctcttcccccctgcccctcccaccccctcccttccaccccctACAACCACTTTCCCGGCCCCACCACCATGGACTTTTATATTTGGCCGAGAGTCGTGTTGAAATCGCTTTGCTTGTATGTCTTGCATCTGTAATTGATACGTTCAAGGCTCTGGGTAACTGATGTTTCATGACAAACTGAGCAGGTCATGATGGATCCCCTTGCGGTCCCTTTTATAAGAAATGCCCCTTGGGAAGTTCTCGCTGTTCCATGCAGCCATCCTGCAGCAGAGCCGCTCCTCTCTGCTGGGAGGCACGTGATCCAGGGCATCTTTGACCATCACTAAGAAAGCCTGTGGCGCGGGTGGCATCTCATCTCGTGACCCTGAGTGCTATTGTGGCAAATCATCCTGATGCCACACCTTCAAGGGCGTTTCAGCCTGGGCGCAGTGCCTCCCACAGCCCCAACCCAAGCACTGGACTGGGAATCCCCTCAGAATGTAGAGGCGGGGAGTCAGCTTGAGTCTGGTACTTATAgtagaaggggaaggaaggagagtacTTAGAAGTTGTTATGGATCCCATGGCCCCTAAAGTGTTTTAACTATGGTCAGGGCCTCTGAGAACCAGCAGGGTCAAAGCAGAGGAGGTGCTCTGAGGCTGGCCAGGCCCCCATGTGAACGGCACTGAGGCGAGGTCATCCTGAGTGTCACCACGTCCATCAGCACCGCTCCAGAACTCCAAGGCGATGGTAGACATCAGATATTCCCTCTTTCCACTGAAATCGGCTCTGCAAATCTAGCATTTCAAAAGGAAAAGCCACTGTTTCGTGGCAAGACTGGTACTAAACGAACCCTTGGAACTGGAGATGCATGGGCCTGCTGCAAGGGGCTCACCAGCTGCTCCCCTTTCAGCCTTAGGAGTAGAAATCACATCACTCCTGTCCCCAGCTTTTCACCGCGCAGCACTCTCTTCTTCCAGTTCAGCCCAAAGTCTGGCCAAGTCGATGTTAAATTTTAATAAgagtttctttcttctctccaaaTGCCAGTCAAgcacatttataatatatttggGTGGGGTAGCTTGTTCTTTTCCAGAAATCTCATCTAGATTGCTTGTAATGTTACAAATACTGTTTAAAATCATTGCTATTGTTCAGTAAGCAGCTCCCTGCCCCTCCTTGGGAAGGTACCATCATGCCGAAAATCAAACCAAATATAAGTCTGATTTGATAAGGAAAGATGCAGTTCTTATGCTCATGTTCTGCCTGGCTCTGAAGAGGgctgttttcttctaatttttcccAGAAAGCTAATCAGGGCAGCTTCCATAGATCCAGATACTAACCAGTGACAGAAAAGTCACACAGGTCCAAACGTGTTACCACTGGTGACACACCTCACTCTGTTGTGTGAGTGACAATCATCCAAATAGACAGGAAGACATCGGAATGGGTGTTTTGAAGTGGGAAGCCACTAAAACAGCTCGATGCTTGAAATAATTAGAGGGGGCGATATCCAAAACACTTCTAAATGCAATGATACAATTTGGTGGGCACCCAAACCACATGCTTATTCCCTTATCACTTTAAAGACGATAAGtactacattaaaaaagaaaaaaaaaaaagaggaaagcacTACAGTCTTGGTGCTGTTCTCTGTTAGGGCCACAGGGAGATGGGAAACTGACGGGAGGGTTCAGTTGGATCTTCCGAAGCACTTAGTTCACTTGGTTGCAGCTAAGTGATTATGCCAATAttaggatgagacggctggatggcatcaccaactcgatgcacgtgagtttgagcaagctctgg
Coding sequences within it:
- the ST8SIA3 gene encoding sia-alpha-2,3-Gal-beta-1,4-GlcNAc-R:alpha 2,8-sialyltransferase, whose amino-acid sequence is MRNCKMARVASVLGLVMLSVALLILSLISYVSLKKESIFTTPKYANPGAPRMYMLHAGFRSQFALKLLDSSLVPFPHSVTHELQARPKWTFNRTAFLHQRQEILQHVDVIKNFSLTKNSVRIGQLMHYDYSSHKYVFSISNNFRSLLPDVSPIVNKRYNICAVVGNSGILTGSRCGPQIDKSDFVFRCNFAPTEAFQRDVGRKTNLTTFNPSILEKYYNNLLTIQDRNNFFLSLKKLDGAILWIPAFFFHTSATVTRTLVDFFVEHRGQLKLQLAWPGNIMQHVNRYWKNKHLSPKRLSTGILMYTLASAVCEEIHLYGFWPFGFDPNTREDLPYHYYDKKGTKFTTKWQESHQLPAEFQLLYRMHGEGLTKLTLSHCA